The Thermosynechococcus sp. genome has a segment encoding these proteins:
- the glpX gene encoding class II fructose-bisphosphatase — translation MDNVIGLEIIEVVEQAAIASARWMGKGDKHMADQAAVDAMRNRMNQIHMRGRIVIGEGERDEAPMLYIGEEVGICTRPDAAQYCDPEELIEIDIAVDPCEGTNLCAYGQPGSMAVLAISEKGGLFAAPDFYMKKLAAPPAAKGKVDIRNSATENLKILSECLDRAIDELVVVVMKRDRHNDLIQEIRNAGARVQLISDGDVSAALACAFSGTNIHALMGIGAAPEGVISAAAMRALGGHFQGQLVYDPAVVMTKEWANRTREGNLEELKKAGITDPDKVYEAEELASGETVLFAACGITPGMLMKGVRFFKGGARTQSLVISTQSKTARFVDTIHMFDQQLKSLQLY, via the coding sequence GTGGATAACGTCATTGGTTTAGAGATTATTGAAGTTGTCGAGCAGGCGGCGATCGCCTCAGCGCGGTGGATGGGCAAAGGTGACAAACACATGGCGGATCAGGCGGCCGTCGATGCCATGCGCAACCGCATGAATCAAATCCATATGCGTGGTCGCATTGTCATTGGTGAGGGGGAACGGGATGAAGCCCCAATGCTCTACATTGGCGAAGAAGTGGGCATTTGTACCCGTCCCGATGCGGCCCAATACTGTGACCCTGAAGAGCTCATTGAAATTGACATTGCCGTTGACCCCTGCGAAGGGACAAACCTGTGCGCCTACGGTCAACCAGGCTCGATGGCAGTGCTGGCCATTTCTGAAAAAGGGGGCTTGTTTGCCGCTCCCGACTTTTATATGAAGAAATTGGCAGCGCCCCCGGCTGCTAAGGGCAAAGTGGATATTCGCAACTCCGCGACAGAAAACCTGAAAATTCTCTCTGAATGCCTTGACCGCGCCATTGATGAATTGGTGGTGGTGGTCATGAAGCGCGATCGCCACAATGACTTGATTCAAGAAATTCGCAATGCGGGTGCCCGCGTTCAACTGATCTCCGATGGGGATGTCTCCGCAGCTCTTGCCTGTGCTTTCTCTGGTACCAACATTCATGCCCTCATGGGGATTGGCGCGGCGCCCGAAGGGGTGATTTCTGCTGCTGCCATGCGCGCCTTAGGTGGGCACTTCCAAGGGCAATTGGTCTATGATCCCGCTGTGGTCATGACCAAGGAATGGGCCAATCGCACCCGCGAAGGCAACCTTGAAGAGCTGAAAAAAGCGGGCATCACCGATCCCGATAAGGTGTATGAAGCCGAAGAATTGGCCTCTGGGGAAACGGTGCTCTTTGCCGCCTGTGGCATTACCCCCGGCATGCTCATGAAAGGGGTGCGTTTCTTCAAGGGAGGCG
- a CDS encoding glycoside hydrolase, which produces MAYPLHVAFIWHQHQPLYKSCRTGQYLLPWVRLHGTKDYLDLILVLANYPRLKQTVNLVPSLLLQIQDYVNGTALDPYLRATLTPVEQLTDQQRWFIIEHFFDAHHRTMIDPHPRYRELYEQRQTRGKTWCWQNWQPQDYGDLLAWHNLAWIDPLYWEEPEIAQWFSQGRDFSLSDRQRIIAKQREILGQIIPQHRALQERGQIEVTTTPYTHPILPLLVDTDAAKVAVPNIALPQQRFQYPEDVPRHLRRARVLYEQCFGRSPRGLWPSEQSVSPAILEPIVEQGFEWICSDEAILGWTTGTYFHRNEAGVVQQADVLYQPYRLTTAKGDLNIVFRDHRLSDLIGFTYGAMAPEAAAADLLKQLEGIRQQLIAYEDSGQTTLQQPWLVTIALDGENCWEYYPRDGLPFLQALYRGLSASEHFACVSVAEYLQQYPPRAVIAGAALHSGSWIDGNFCTWIGDSVKNKAWDYLGAARQTLERHPEATETNNPAAWEALLAAEGSDWFWWFGEGHSSNHDAMFDQLFREHLMALYTALGEPIPEVLKEPLEVHEAKDTYPPQGFIHPEIDGGGDEQDWNFAGRIQIGGSRGTMHRQTLINRLWYGVDHLNIYLRLDAPSQKQPFGHEISAIHFCWYYPNRVTYNSPLSDLRDCPDEAPLNYLYHHQLVIDFENQQMTFKEAIANYQWEERPSHARYALGICLEVAIPWADLHLHPDCGLHLLIVLAQDGYYLDHLPPEQLLFLTTP; this is translated from the coding sequence GTGGCGTATCCTTTGCATGTAGCCTTCATTTGGCACCAGCACCAACCCCTCTACAAAAGCTGCCGCACGGGTCAATACCTGCTCCCTTGGGTACGGCTCCACGGCACTAAGGATTACTTAGACCTGATCCTCGTCCTCGCCAACTATCCCCGCCTCAAGCAAACGGTCAACCTTGTGCCCTCCCTGTTGCTCCAAATTCAGGACTATGTCAACGGTACGGCTCTGGATCCCTACCTGAGGGCTACACTGACCCCGGTCGAGCAACTCACGGATCAACAGCGCTGGTTTATCATTGAGCATTTCTTTGATGCCCACCACCGCACCATGATTGATCCCCACCCCCGCTATCGTGAACTCTACGAGCAACGGCAAACTCGCGGGAAAACATGGTGTTGGCAAAATTGGCAGCCCCAGGATTATGGGGATTTGTTGGCCTGGCACAATTTAGCGTGGATTGATCCTCTGTATTGGGAGGAGCCAGAGATTGCCCAATGGTTCTCCCAAGGGCGAGATTTTAGCCTTAGCGATCGCCAGCGAATCATTGCCAAACAGCGGGAAATTCTTGGCCAAATTATCCCCCAGCATCGCGCCCTGCAAGAGAGGGGTCAAATTGAAGTCACCACCACCCCCTACACCCACCCAATTTTGCCCCTCTTGGTGGATACCGATGCCGCAAAAGTGGCGGTTCCTAATATCGCCTTGCCCCAACAGCGGTTCCAATATCCCGAAGATGTTCCTCGGCATCTGCGGCGGGCGCGAGTTCTTTATGAACAATGCTTTGGGCGATCGCCCCGCGGCCTGTGGCCGTCAGAGCAATCCGTCAGTCCAGCCATCCTTGAACCAATTGTCGAGCAAGGATTTGAGTGGATTTGTTCCGATGAAGCGATCTTGGGCTGGACAACGGGAACCTATTTTCACCGCAACGAAGCTGGTGTGGTCCAACAGGCGGATGTTCTTTACCAACCCTACCGCCTGACCACGGCCAAAGGGGATCTCAACATTGTCTTTCGGGATCATCGCCTCTCGGATTTGATTGGCTTTACCTACGGTGCCATGGCTCCCGAAGCCGCGGCAGCAGATCTACTCAAACAGCTTGAGGGCATTCGCCAGCAACTCATTGCCTATGAAGACAGCGGCCAGACCACTTTACAACAGCCATGGCTAGTGACCATTGCCCTCGATGGTGAAAACTGTTGGGAGTACTATCCCCGGGATGGCCTGCCATTTTTGCAAGCCCTCTACCGGGGCTTGAGTGCAAGTGAGCACTTTGCCTGTGTTTCTGTGGCGGAGTATCTGCAACAATATCCCCCGCGGGCAGTGATTGCGGGTGCGGCTCTCCACAGTGGCTCTTGGATTGATGGCAATTTCTGTACGTGGATTGGCGATTCGGTAAAAAACAAAGCTTGGGACTATTTAGGGGCGGCCCGCCAAACCCTTGAACGCCACCCCGAAGCGACAGAAACAAACAATCCAGCGGCATGGGAAGCCCTTTTGGCGGCTGAAGGCTCTGACTGGTTCTGGTGGTTTGGTGAAGGCCACTCCTCAAACCACGATGCCATGTTTGATCAGCTTTTCCGTGAGCATTTGATGGCCCTCTACACAGCATTGGGGGAGCCGATTCCTGAGGTTCTCAAGGAGCCCTTAGAAGTTCACGAAGCCAAGGATACCTACCCGCCCCAAGGCTTTATTCACCCTGAGATTGACGGGGGCGGTGATGAGCAAGACTGGAACTTTGCTGGCCGGATTCAAATTGGCGGCAGCCGAGGGACGATGCACCGCCAAACCCTGATCAATCGCCTCTGGTATGGGGTGGATCACCTAAATATCTATCTACGTCTTGATGCCCCTAGCCAGAAACAGCCCTTTGGCCATGAGATCAGTGCCATTCATTTTTGTTGGTACTACCCCAACAGGGTGACGTACAATAGCCCCCTCTCGGATCTGCGCGATTGCCCCGATGAAGCCCCCCTGAACTACCTGTACCACCATCAACTGGTCATTGACTTTGAAAACCAACAGATGACCTTCAAGGAGGCGATCGCCAACTACCAGTGGGAAGAGCGCCCCAGCCATGCCCGCTATGCCTTGGGCATCTGCCTAGAAGTGGCGATTCCCTGGGCGGATCTGCACCTGCATCCCGATTGTGGTCTTCATCTGTTAATTGTGCTGGCGCAGGATGGCTATTACTTGGATCACCTGCCCCCAGAGCAGCTCCTATTTTTGACCACGCCATAG